In a single window of the Coregonus clupeaformis isolate EN_2021a unplaced genomic scaffold, ASM2061545v1 scaf1117, whole genome shotgun sequence genome:
- the LOC121561823 gene encoding NACHT, LRR and PYD domains-containing protein 3-like, with translation MNLKLGKHAFQQLQKGNLIFYEGDLTECGIDVTEASEYSALCTEMFKEESGLYQDKVFSFVHLSIQEFLAAVYALESWLGKSENVFHESFKCDKLSHLHMSAVDKALQSKNGHLDLFLRFLLGLSLESNQNLLKGLLTKRGGQTQSIEETFKYLSDKIKMESSPERINNLFHCLNELGDNSVVEEIQTSLRSGTLSETKLQPHQCSALVFVLQMSEEVLEEFDMNTYNTSEEGRLRLLPVVKTCKRVSLGQCGLTEGCCSYLASVLKTPNSQLKQLELRDNNLQDSGVTLLCAALKDPNCKLQELGLSRCGMTEGCCSDLASVLCSTKSQLKQLELRDNDLQDSGVTLLCDGLADPNCKLQKLG, from the exons ATGAACCTTAAACTAGGAAAGCATGCTTTCCAACAGTTGCAGAAGGGTAACCTTATCTTCTATGAGGGAGACCTGACAGAGTGTGGCATTGATGTCACAGAGGCATCAGAGTACTCAGCCTTGTGTACAGAGATGTTTAAAGAAGAATCTGGGCTATACCAAGACAAAGTCTTCAGctttgtgcatctgagcattcaagAGTTTCTGGCAGCAGTATATGCTTTAGAATCATGGCTGGGGAAATCTGAAAATGTGTTTCATGAATCATTCAAGTGTGACAAGTTGTCTCACTTACACATGAGTGCCGTGGACAAAGCCTTGCAGAGTAAgaatggacacctggacctgttccttcgattccttctgggcctctcactggagtccaatcagaatctCTTAAAAGGCCTTCTGACAAAGAGAGGAGGTCAAACACAGAGCATTGAGGAAACATTCAAGTACCTTTCAGACAAGATTAAGATGGAATCCTCACCAGAAAGGATCAACAacttgttccactgtctgaatgaacttggGGATAACTCTGTAGTTGAAGAGATCCAGACCTCCCTGCGATCAGGAACTCTTTCAGAAACAAAGCTACAACCTCACCAATGTTCAGCCCTGGTCTTTGTGTTACAGATGTcagaggaggtgctggaggagttTGACATGAATACATATAACACATCAGAGGAAGGTCGTCTAAGGTTGCTGCCAGTAGTGAAAACCTGCAAGAGAGTATC TCTAGGTCAATGTGGTCTGACAGAGGGTTGCTGTTCATATCTGGCCTCAGTCCTGAAGACACCCAACTCCCAACTTAAACAACTGGAGCTGAGAGACAACAACCTGCAGGACTCAGGAGTTACACTGCTGTGTGCTGCACTGAAGGATCCAAACTGTAAACTACAGGAACTAGG CCTAAGTCGGTGTGGTATGACAGAGGGTTGCTGTTCAGATCTGGCCTCAGTCCTGTGTTCAACCAAATCACAACTGAAACAACTGGAGCTGAGAGACAATGACCTGCAGGACTCAGGAGTTACACTGCTTTGTGATGGACTGGCGGATCCAAACTGTAAACTACAGAAACTAGGGTaa